A stretch of Aspergillus nidulans FGSC A4 chromosome VI DNA encodes these proteins:
- the ags1 gene encoding alpha-1,3-glucan synthase agsB (transcript_id=CADANIAT00009751), which translates to MGRLQLSSGLKAIALLTFAATATCWPYDESLVDYNVNTNKSATNPADYWGEWSDHKYHPSPENWRFPFYTLFMDRFVNGDPTNDNINGTTFEHDLNSNQMRHGGDVAGLVDTLDYLQGMGIKGLYLAGTPLMNQPWGSDGYSALDTTLLDQHFGTIQVWRDAITEIHKRGMYVLFDNTIATLGDLIGFEGHLNDTTPFSEKEHKALWKSNRRYVDFDIGNTYNATCDYPRFWYEDGMPVNESLTAGLVGCYDSDFDQYGDIEAFGVWPDWKRQLAKFASVQDRLREWYPPVRERLIRHTCMIIASFDIDGIRYDKATQATVDALGDMSKAYRECARAVGKENFFIAGEITGGNTFGSIYLGRGRQSNQVDSVGNIYDAMKLTNESDPQLFLREVGHEAIDAGAFHYSTYRALTRFLGMDGQLEAGYDVPLDWVQAWGNMTVTNDLINANTGKFDPRHMYGVTNQDVFRWPAIEWGVERQMLGSFITTLMLPGIPLLLWGEEQAFYVLDATASNYIYGRQAMSSATAWKTHGCFSLESSQYYQWPLVAALDGCNDETVTYDHRDPSHPVRNIIKHMYQMREQYPMLNDGFIIETLSNQTEPVYYPGSNGTETETGMWSVRRDRNEETQDFGSSDDNEPIWLVYSNMNRTHDYTFDCSDNETALIAAFPSGTKVRNLFHPYDTLTLGDGPKEMVYGNSTELVGCLPNLTLSRYEFRAYVKNELWKKPRPMITKFQPGDDEANGHDSPLRSTVAPDASETVRLTLQFSEAMGCDSVTDSISFNSSTETGKIPSIDASTVQCGNITEVANSNATGHIPGKWQWAADLRGVYNGIHRVTVNNASNADGDDSTHAVDHFLFRIGQIDNPMVFTSANYSSSLLHEKEDGTFYIQHHAAGADKYRYSTNWGTTFSDWKTYKGGNDTITMLPWNGTKAQEWEGHHIRVEYWSRWTGSSSHVQEGDSGWKYKTPRRFPHAFFNGPYNQYGYDGGLDNQIKLDAGAGGDGYWKYHFTSEWPAVGQVNVWGINPDGEPDQSWVMGDVDGDKVLDRMPPSALSATLINITDHPTHPYISWKLYINDATMRYYLIPAGHQSGQIAMFVLFWIIPLLSGSACVYIFMKSFYKVKFNEIGAAGASTEMKSLVPLALRRRMKQLASGNGKNGPSFNPLMRLAEKSGFMQSTTALAGAASGKRRMVLIATMEYDIEDWGIKIKIGGLGVMAQLMGKTLGHQDLIWVVPCVGGVDYPVDTPAEPMTVTILGQAYQVNVQYHVLKNITYVLLDAPVFRQQTKSEPYPARMDDLDSAVYYSAWNQCIAEAIKRFPVDLYHINDYHGSVAPLYLLPGTIPACLSLHNAEFQGLWPMRTQKEKEEVCSVFNLDVEVVRNYVQFGEVFNLLHAGASYLRVHQQGFGAVGVSKKYGKRSYARYPIFWGLRKIGNLPNPDPSDVGEWTKEDSLIKDEDIKVDPEFEAGRAELKRQAQEWAGLDQNPDADLLVFVGRWSMQKGVDLIADVMPAVLEARPNVQLICVGPVIDLYGRFAALKLDRMMKVYPGRVFSRPEFTALPPYIFSGAEFALIPSRDEPFGLVAVEFGRKGALGIGARVGGLGQMPGWWYNVESVSTSHLLMQFKLAIEAALSSKTETRAMMRARSAKQRFPVAQWVEDLEILQSTAIQVHEKEVSRGHAGGRPMTPMTPSGATTPSGMMTPTTGSRGLKPLSQGVGMGLSVPHSRESSYSNLNRLSEYVAQKTPGESQPRESSGLQRSLSLGVRSGPGHRGRARKQKPGADNIPEGNEDGSSSDTESIPDYYDDEYTLTPAQIEESRRAQATRSISFSPETLQPPRSPLPAPPMSPGTPPSVEQTLLPPPKPFAAADAGNRLSSASVLSLDSVVGGKKDFKLQKVDPFFTDSNGEYARNFEQQLENLNGSNSESQLCIEEFLVKSERRWFNKFRDARLGRLRSPTPSVFRDNHSHGRGSPDGSMYVDEAGHRNSGDAVHDNGSDDTDDEFLLGKDYVPPTGLKKWMQIKIGDWPVYTLFLALGQIIAANSYQITLLTGEVGQTAEKLYGIATTYAITSALWWLVFRYFKSIVCLSTPWFLYGIAFLFIGSAHFESDSFTRGWIQNVGSGFYAAASSSGSIFFALNFGDEGGAPVSKWIFRACVIQGIQQVYVIVLWYWGSTMAHQSSQGLLTADNTISNTWKMTAICYPIAMLLWAIGLLLIFGLPNYYRQKPGKVPSFYKSLFRRKIVLWNFVAVILQNFFLSAPYGRNWSFLWTSSHTKPWQIVILCVIFFGLLWCAFLYIVAVLSKQHSWFLPVFACGLGAPRFLQIWWGVSGIGHYLPWVAGGYTGGALVSRSIWLWLGVLDSIQGLGFGIILLQTLTRMHMCFTLIVSQVLGSIATIVARACAPNNVGPGPVSPDITKGAGELANAWFWVALFCQLLVCAGFLLFFRKEQLAKP; encoded by the exons ATGGGGAGGCTCCAGCTCTCAAGCGGGCTGAAGGCCATAGCCCTGCTCACATTCGCAGCGACAGCAACATGCTGGCCATACGACGAGTCCCTCGTTGACTACAACGTCAACACGAATAAGTCGGCCACTAACCCCGCCGACTACTGGGGAGAATGGTCGGATCACAAGTACCATCCGTCGCCAGAGAACTGGCGGTTTCCGTTTTACACACTCTTCATGGACAGATTCGTGAATGGGGATCCAACAAATGATAACATCAACGGGACCACGTTTGAGCACGATCTCAATTCAAATCAGATGCGTCATGGCGGTGATGTTGCTGGGCTGGTTGATACGCTGGATTACTTGCAAGGGATGGGGATCAAG GGACTGTACCTTGCTGGAACTCCGCTCATGAACCAGCCCTGGGGCTCGGATGGGTATTCGGCGCTCGACACCACCCTTCTCGACCAGCACTTTGGCACGATCCAGGTCTGGCGCGACGCCATCACCGAAATCCACAAACGGGGGATGTACGTTCTGTTCGACAATACAATCGCTAC CCTCGGTGATCTCATTGGTTTTGAAGGTCATCTCAACGACACCACGCCCTTCTCCGAGAAAGAACACAAGGCCCTTTGGAAGTCCAACAGACGGTACGTCGATTTCGATATTGGCAACACCTACAACGCCACCTGTGATTATCCGCGCTTCTGGTACGAGGACGGGATGCCAGTCAATGAGTCCCTGACCGCGGGCCTGGTCGGGTGTTATGATAGTGACTTTGACCAGTACGGTGACATCGAAGCGTTCGGTGTCTGGCCAGACTGGAAGCGTCAACTGGCGAAGTTTGCGTCCGTCCAGGATCGGTTGAGAGAATGGTACCCACCTGTACGGGAACGGCTGATCCGACACACATGCATGATCATTGCCTCCTTTGATATCGACGGTATTCGGTACGACAAGGCGACCCAGGCGACTGTCGATGCGTTGGGGGACATGTCCAAAGCGTATCGGGAATGCGCGCGGGCTGTCGGCAAGGAGAACTTTTTCATTGCGGGTGAGATCACAGGAGGCAATACTTTTGGGTCTATCTATCTCGGACGAGGACGGCAGTCGAACCAGGTCGATTCGGTGGGGAATATCTACGACGCCATGAAACTGACAAACGAGTCGGATCCGCAGCTTTTCCTGCGCGAGGTCGGCCACGAGGCTATCGACGCCGGTGCCTTCCATTACTCGACTTACCGTGCCCTGACCCGCTTCCTGGGAATGGACGGGCAGCTGGAGGCCGGTTATGACGTCCCTCTTGACTGGGTGCAGGCATGGGGAAACATGACCGTGACCAACGACCTGATTAACGCCAACACGGGCAAGTTCGATCCCCGGCACATGTACGGCGTGACAAACCAGGATGTTTTCCGTTGGCCGGCAATCGAGTGGGGTGTTGAGAGGCAGATGCTGGGCTCGTTTATCACCACGCTGATGCTGCCGGGCATcccgctgctgctttggGGAGAGGAGCAAGCGTTCTACGTGCTCGATGCGACGGCGTCAAACTACATATATGGACGACAGGCCATGTCGTCTGCGACCGCGTGGAAGACGCACGGCTGCTTCTCACTCGAATCGAGCCAGTACTACCAGTGGCCCCTGGTGGCCGCACTCGACGGTTGCAACGACGAGACGGTCACCTACGACCACCGGGACCCGAGCCACCCGGTGCGCAACATCATCAAGCACATGTACCAGATGCGCGAGCAGTACCCAATGCTCAACGATGGGTTCATCATCGAGACCCTTTCTAACCAGACGGAACCTGTCTACTACCCCGGTTCCAACGGGACCGAGACCGAGACAGGCATGTGGTCGGTCCGCCGTGACCGGAACGAAGAGACCCAGGACTTTGGCTCGAGTGACGACAACGAACCCATCTGGCTAGTCTATAGCAACATGAACCGCACGCACGACTACACATTTGATTGCTCTGACAATGAGACGGCACTCATTGCCGCCTTCCCCTCAGGCACCAAGGTCAGGAACCTCTTTCACCCGTACGACACGCTGACCCTAGGCGACGGGCCAAAGGAAATGGTCTATGGCAACTCGACTGAGCTGGTAGGCTGCTTACCGAACCTGACGCTTAGCCGGTACGAGTTCCGTGCCTATGTCAAGAACGAGCTCTGGAAAAAGCCCCGGCCGATGATCACCAAGTTCCAGcccggcgacgatgaggcCAACGGCCACGACAGCCCGCTGCGTTCGACCGTCGCACCAGATGCGTCCGAGACGGTGCGACTGACGCTGCAGTTTTCTGAGGCGATGGGATGCGATTCTGTCACAGACTCCATCTCATTTAACTCTTCCACGGAAACCGGCAAGATTCCATCCATCGACGCCTCCACCGTCCAGTGTGGGAACATCACTGAAGTCGCCAACAGCAACGCTACCGGGCACATCCCCGGTAAGTGGCAGTGGGCTGCAGATCTGAGAGGGGTGTACAACGGCATCCACCGGGTCACTGTCAACAACGCCAGCAACGCCGACGGGGACGACTCCACCCACGCAGTCGaccacttcctcttccggaTTGGGCAGATTGACAACCCCATGGTCTTTACCTCTGCCAACTACTCCAGCAGTTTGCTGCATGAGAAGGAGGACGGCACGTTCTATATCCAACACCACGCTGCCGGTGCTGACAAGTACCGCTATTCGACGAATTGGGGCACCACGTTCTCTGACTGGAAAACGTACAAGGGAGGTAACGACACGATTACCATGCTTCCATGGAATGGCACTAAGGCGCAGGAATGGGAGGGACATCACATCCGCGTCGAGTACTGGTCCCGCTGGACTGGCAGCAGTAGCCACGTCCAGGAAGGCGATTCCGGCTGGAAGTACAAGACGCCACGTCGCTTCCCACATGCCTTTTTCAATGGGCCCTACAACCAGTACGGGTACGACGGCGGTCTGGACAACCAGATCAAGCTGGACGCGGGCGCCGGCGGCGACGGATACTGGAAGTACCATTTCACCTCGGAGTGGCCTGCCGTCGGGCAGGTGAATGTCTGGGGCATCAATCCGGATGGCGAGCCCGATCAGAGCTGGGTGATGGGCGACGTGGACGGGGACAAGGTCCTCGACCGCATGCCACCAAGCGCGCTCTCTGCAACGCTGATTAACATCACTGATCACCCAACGCACCCTTATATCTCGTGGAAGCTGTACATAAACGACGCGACGATGCGGTACTATCTCATCCCCGCTGGCCACCAGAGCGGGCAGATCGCCATgttcgtcctcttctggatcatcCCTCTCCTGTCCGGCTCCGCCTGCGTCTATATCTTCATGAAGTCCTTCTACAAGGTCAAATTCAACGAAATCGGCGCTGCCGGCGCAAGCACGGAAATGAAGTCACTTGTCCCGCTTGCTCTCCGTCGACGCATGAAGCAGCTCGCCTCTGGGAATGGCAAGAACGGTCCGTCATTCAACCCGCTCATGCGCCTTGCTGAAAAGTCCGGCTTTATGCAGAGCACGACTGCGTTGGCCGGTGCGGCCTCGGGCAAGAGACGCATGGTCCTGATCGCGACCATGGAATACGATATTGAAGACTGGgggatcaagatcaagatcGGTGGTCTGGGAGTGATGGCCCAGCTGATGGGTAAGACACTCGGCCACCAGGACCTTATCTGGGTGGTGCCTTGTGTCGGGGGCGTGGACTATCCTGTTGATACCCCTGCGGAACCCATGACGGTCACTATCCTGGGTCAGGCATACCAGGTGAACGTGCAGTACCACGTTCTGAAGAACATCACGTACGTCTTGCTTGACGCGCCCGTCTTCCGCCAGCAGACCAAGTCGGAGCCGTACCCAGCGCGCATGGATGACTTGGACTCTGCAGTGTATTACTCCGCATGGAATCAGTGTATCGCAGAGGCGATCAAACGGTTCCCTGTTGATTTGTACCATATTAACGATTACCACGGCTCTGTCGCGCCGCTGTACCTCCTGCCAGGTACCATCCCCGCCTGTCTGTCACTTCACAATGCCGAGTTTCAGGGTCTATGGCCGATGCGAACacagaaggagaaagaggaggtCTGTTCCGTGTTCAACCTGGATGTTGAGGTTGTCCGCAACTACGTCCAGTTTGGTGAGGTGTTCAACCTCCTCCACGCAGGAGCGAGCTATCTCCGCGTTCACCAACAGGGCTTTGGTGCCGTCGGTGTCTCGAAGAAGTACGGCAAGCGTTCATATGCTCGGTACCCGATCTTCTGGGGCCTGCGCAAGATCGGAAACCTGCCGAACCCCGATCCGTCTGATGTGGGCGAGTGGACGAAGGAGGACAGCCTGATCAAGgacgaggatatcaaggTGGATCCAGAGTTTGAAGCAGGCCGCGCTGAGCTCAAGAGACAGGCGCAGGAGTGGGCTGGGCTGGACCAGAACCCTGATGCTGacctcctggttttcgtcGGTCGTTGGTCCATGCAGAAGGGTGTTGACCTTATCGCAGACGTTATGCCCGCAGTCCTTGAAGCACGACCAAACGTACAGCTCATCTGTGTTGGACCTGTTATCGATCTCTATGGCCGCTTTGCGGCGCTCAAGCTCGACCGCATGATGAAGGTGTATCCCGGCCGCGTCTTCTCACGCCCTGAATTCACTGCCCTGCCGCCGTATATCTTCTCCGGCGCGGAATTCGCGCTTATTCCCTCCCGTGACGAACCCTTTGGTCTTGTCGCCGTCGAGTTTGGCCGCAAAGGTGCGCTCGGCATTGGAGCCCGTGTTGGTGGACTGGGACAGATGCCTGGATGGTGGTACAATGTCGAATCGGTCTCGACATCCCATCTCCTCATGCAGTTCAAGCTCGCTATTGAGGCTGCCCTTTCGTCAAAGACTGAGACACGTGCTATGATGCGTGCTCGCTCTGCTAAACAACGCTTCCCCGTTGCGCAGTGggtggaagatctggagatcCTACAGTCGACTGCTATCCAGGTTCATGAGAAGGAGGTTTCCCGTGGTCATGCAGGTGGCCGCCCCATGACACCGATGACGCCCTCTGGAGCTACGACGCCCAGCGGAATGATGACGCCTACTACAGGATCCCGTGGTCTTAAGCCTCTGTCCCAGGGCGTCGGCATGGGCCTCTCGGTGCCACACTCCCGGGAGAGCAGCTATTCGAACCTCAACCGATTGAGCGAGTACGTTGCGCAAAAGACTCCGGGCGAGTCTCAACCGCGAGAATCGTCCGGTCTGCAGcgctcgctctcgctcgGTGTCCGGTCCGGTCCTGGCCACCGTGGTCGTGCGCGCAAGCAGAAACCCGGCGCGGACAACATCCCGGAGGGCAACGAggacggcagcagcagtgataCTGAGTCTATCCCTGACTACTACGACGACGAGTACACCCTCACCCCAGCTCAGATTGAAGAAAGCAGACGGGCTCAGGCCACCCGTTCCATATCCTTCAGCCCCGAGACACTCCAGCCACCTCGATCTCCCCTGCCCGCACCTCCCATGAGTCCCGGGACGCCACCGTCGGTTGAGCAGACTCTGCTGCCTCCACCAAAGCCCTTCGCTGCCGCTGACGCTGGAAACAGACTTAGTAGTGCATCAGTGTTATCCCTAGACTCTGTCGTGGGTGGGAAGAAAGACTTCAAGCTCCAAAAGGTCGACCCCTTCTTTACTGACAGCAACGGCGAGTATGCTCGGAACTTCGAACAGCAGCTCGAGAACCTCAACGGCTCCAACTCCGAGTCACAGCTGTGTATCGAGGAGTTCCTTGTCAAATCGGAACGCCGCTGGTTCAACAAGTTCCGCGATGCAAGGCTGGGTCGTCTGCGCTCGCCCACACCGTCTGTCTTCCGCGACAACCACAGCCACGGCCGGGGCTCGCCCGATGGATCTATGTATGTGGATGAGGCAGGCCACCGTAATAGTGGCGATGCCGTGCACGACAACGGCTCAGATGACACAGACGATGAGTTCCTCCTAGGCAAAGACTACGTGCCTCCCACGGGCCTGAAGAAATGGATGCAGATCAAGATCGGCGACTGGCCGGTGTACACGCTCTTCCTCGCACTGGGCCAGATCATCGCTGCAAACTCCTACCAGATCACGCTGCTGACAGGCGAAGTCGGCCAAACAGCCGAGAAACTGTACGGAATTGCCACAACCTATGCCATAACCTCAGCCCTCTGGTGGCTCGTCTTCCGGTACTTCAAATCCATCGTCTGCCTCTCCACCCCCTGGTTCTTGTATGGAATTGCGTTCCTCTTCATTGGCTCCGCGCACTTTGAGTCCGACTCATTCACCCGCGGCTGGATCCAGAATGTCGGCAGCGGCTTCTATGCTGCGGCTTCCTCCAGCGGATCCATCTTCTTTGCGCTGAACTTCGGTGATGAGGGCGGTGCACCAGTGAGCAAGTGGATTTTCCGTGCATGTGTGATTCAGGGCATCCAGCAGGTCTATGTCATTGTGCTCTGGTATTGGGGTTCCACGATGGCACACCAGTCCAGCCAGGGTCTGCTCACGGCGGATAATACGATCTCAAATACGTGGAAGATGAC CGCCATTTGCTATCCGATCGCCATGTTACTGTGGGCCATCGGCCTCCTGCTGATCTTCGGCCTACCAAACTACTACCGCCAGAAACCCGGCAAAGTACCCTCCTTCTACAAATCCCTTTTCAGACGCAAGATCGTGCTCTGGAACTTTGTCGCCGTCATCCTACAGAACTTCTTCCTGTCGGCTCCCTATGGCCGCAACTGGAGTTTCCTCTGGACATCCTCCCACACAAAGCCCTGGCAGATTGTCATCCTGTGTGTCATATTCTTTGGTCTTCTGTGGTGCGCGTTCCTTTACATTGTCGCTGTTCTTTCGAAGCAGCACTCCTGGTTTTTGCCAGTCTTCGCATGCGGGCTCGGCGCCCCCCGCTTCCTGCAAATCTGGTGGGGTGTTTCTGGCATCGGACACTACCTTCCCTGGGTTGCCGGCGGGTATACTGGCGGCGCACTAGTTAGTCGGAGTATCTGGCTGTGGCTAGGTGTGCTAGATTCAATCCAGGGGTTAGGGTTCGGAATCATTCTCCTCCAAACCCTGACCCGGATGCATATGTGCTTTACGTTGATCGTCAGCCAAGTCCTGGGATCTATAGCAACCATCGTTGCGAGGGCATGTGCTCCAAATAATGTTGGTCCGGGACCTGTGAGTCCAGATATCACGAAGGGAGCGGGCGAACTGGCGAACGCCTGGTTCTGGGTTGCATTGTTCTGTCAGTTGCTTGTCTGTGCTGGGTTCTTACTGTTTTTCCGCAAGGAGCAACTTGCGAAGCCTTAA